Proteins from a single region of Bdellovibrio bacteriovorus HD100:
- a CDS encoding nucleotidyltransferase family protein yields the protein MMVNSDFFVSLDDTLRHAMEVLERNSIQICFVLDDNKKLVGALTDGDIRRALLKCSDLDQLVKGVMNKNPKSISEGLSRNEIVAKMRQWRVRHLPVLNSAGCVVRIEGTDSILGLLRRENKVVLMAGGFGKRLSPLTDSVPKPLLRVGGRPILETILMRFCELGFYNFIFVVNYRAEMIKEYFQNGEKWGATIEYLHEEIPLGTCGGLSLLSEKPSSPIFVMNGDILTRANFAEMLDFHASSMATATMVVREHIIEIPYGVVKVNGDEIVSIEEKPKEKTFVNAGIYILSPEALEYIPRDQFYDMPSLFMSLKDKEKLIQSFKLKDYWVDIGRLEDFHKAQSDFEGYFGG from the coding sequence ATGATGGTGAATTCTGATTTTTTCGTTTCTTTGGATGATACTTTAAGGCATGCAATGGAAGTTCTCGAGAGAAATTCTATTCAAATCTGCTTTGTCTTGGATGACAACAAAAAGCTAGTAGGTGCACTTACCGATGGGGATATTCGACGAGCCCTCTTAAAGTGTTCCGATTTGGATCAATTGGTTAAAGGAGTAATGAATAAGAACCCTAAAAGTATATCGGAGGGATTGTCGAGGAACGAGATTGTTGCGAAAATGCGCCAATGGAGAGTTAGGCATTTACCTGTGTTAAACAGTGCTGGCTGTGTAGTTCGAATCGAAGGTACTGATAGTATTCTTGGTTTGTTAAGGCGAGAAAATAAAGTTGTCCTAATGGCTGGTGGCTTTGGGAAGAGGCTGAGTCCACTAACAGACAGCGTTCCCAAACCACTCTTGAGGGTTGGTGGCCGTCCGATTTTGGAAACAATATTGATGCGTTTCTGTGAATTGGGGTTCTATAATTTTATTTTTGTTGTTAATTATCGTGCGGAGATGATTAAGGAGTATTTTCAAAACGGTGAAAAGTGGGGCGCAACGATAGAGTATTTGCATGAGGAGATACCGCTGGGTACATGTGGAGGCCTATCGTTGCTATCCGAAAAACCGTCATCTCCAATTTTTGTGATGAACGGTGATATTTTAACTAGAGCAAACTTTGCAGAAATGTTGGATTTTCACGCATCCAGTATGGCCACGGCCACAATGGTCGTTCGAGAGCATATTATTGAAATTCCTTACGGTGTGGTAAAAGTAAATGGTGATGAAATAGTCTCAATTGAGGAGAAACCGAAAGAAAAAACCTTTGTCAATGCTGGGATTTACATATTATCCCCTGAGGCCCTTGAGTATATTCCTAGAGATCAATTTTATGATATGCCTAGTTTATTTATGTCCCTTAAGGACAAAGAAAAATTGATACAGAGTTTTAAACTTAAAGATTACTGGGTCGACATCGGTAGGCTGGAAGATTTTCATAAAGCTCAGTCTGATTTTGAAGGGTACTTCGGTGGGTAG
- a CDS encoding acylneuraminate cytidylyltransferase family protein, producing MGSLAIIPARAGSRRLPGKNKRNFAGKPLVQWTIEAALDSSEFSCIVVSSDDLDVLSLVEKFPSVLFLERDPRLSSDSATSVDVMLDVIDRVGAKFQTVTLLQPTSPLRDSDCIRNAFSFYRSCGFKQVVSARDLKENVNHLAVVTDGKLNRIASDKLFMTEGSSLVALNGAIYISEFDYFRAMKSLFTESTTAFLMEALISIDIDYEDDWQKAESVALALGKAK from the coding sequence GTGGGTAGCTTAGCTATAATACCAGCACGAGCTGGATCGAGAAGATTGCCAGGGAAGAACAAGAGGAATTTTGCTGGAAAACCTTTGGTTCAATGGACGATAGAAGCGGCTTTAGATTCTTCTGAATTTAGTTGTATTGTTGTTTCAAGTGACGATTTGGATGTGTTGTCATTGGTTGAGAAGTTTCCTTCTGTGCTTTTTTTGGAGCGTGATCCACGACTATCAAGCGATAGTGCAACAAGTGTTGATGTAATGTTGGATGTTATTGATAGGGTTGGTGCAAAATTTCAGACTGTAACACTTTTGCAGCCGACCTCGCCTCTGCGTGATAGTGATTGTATTCGAAATGCATTTTCATTTTATCGGAGTTGTGGTTTTAAACAGGTAGTTAGCGCAAGGGATTTAAAAGAAAATGTTAACCACTTGGCGGTGGTAACAGATGGCAAATTAAATAGAATCGCGAGTGATAAACTATTTATGACTGAAGGAAGTAGTTTAGTTGCTCTTAATGGTGCGATTTATATATCGGAGTTCGATTATTTTAGGGCAATGAAGTCTTTGTTTACTGAAAGCACGACTGCTTTTTTGATGGAGGCGCTTATCTCAATTGATATTGACTACGAAGATGACTGGCAAAAAGCAGAATCGGTTGCGCTAGCACTTGGTAAGGCGAAGTAG
- a CDS encoding oligosaccharide flippase family protein, which yields MSSISIRSLGISSLTYLFSGVLSAVVPFLALPFFTKYLSADEYGLVGLFQGVFTIFLAVVGLGVAGSVVKKRGDLNDHEFGVYNFNLLLIWLASGVVIAFLVALLNPYLTGYFVVSSFVIWAGFFYAFFTFATNIQLAILQSENKSYTYSFIQVMSVVLNVLLGVIAVRYFMASGESRVLSMVIASVVMAFCSIIFIVKSKRVIFFYNVEHIKMAMRFGVPLMPHGLTIFLSNWASLFVLKMFVDADSVGIYLFAFQLSMVLGVACDAFNRAYVPWLFSHLKVNLFKDKVRIVKVTYVHFVVTLGVAISSFYLGPTFIKFVFSREYWESAEIVGILVLGQAFGGMYLMVTNYLFFMERTTILSAVTISTNILGLGLCFLLVQDFGLVGAAYAFLFTRVISFVFVWIASSRIYNMPWFLRTTA from the coding sequence ATGAGTTCCATATCAATTAGATCTTTAGGAATTAGCTCTTTGACATATCTTTTTTCTGGCGTATTAAGCGCAGTTGTGCCGTTTCTTGCGCTCCCATTTTTTACGAAATATCTGTCTGCTGATGAATATGGTTTAGTGGGGTTATTCCAGGGTGTATTTACGATTTTTCTCGCAGTTGTCGGTCTTGGCGTGGCGGGATCAGTTGTCAAAAAGAGAGGTGATCTGAACGACCATGAGTTTGGTGTGTATAATTTCAACCTACTCCTGATTTGGTTGGCGAGTGGGGTAGTGATTGCGTTTCTAGTTGCATTGCTGAATCCGTATTTAACTGGGTACTTTGTTGTTTCTTCTTTTGTGATATGGGCCGGATTTTTTTATGCGTTCTTTACTTTCGCAACTAACATTCAGTTGGCCATCCTTCAATCGGAAAACAAAAGTTATACTTATAGCTTTATTCAGGTGATGAGTGTAGTTCTGAATGTTTTGTTGGGTGTGATTGCTGTTCGATACTTTATGGCTAGCGGAGAGAGTCGAGTTCTGTCGATGGTTATTGCATCAGTTGTTATGGCTTTTTGTTCAATAATTTTTATTGTTAAAAGCAAGAGAGTTATATTTTTCTATAATGTGGAGCATATTAAGATGGCAATGCGCTTCGGTGTTCCGCTTATGCCTCACGGTCTTACAATATTTTTGAGTAATTGGGCTTCGCTGTTTGTGTTAAAGATGTTTGTTGATGCAGATTCTGTGGGCATATATCTTTTTGCTTTCCAACTTTCAATGGTACTCGGGGTTGCCTGTGATGCCTTTAATCGCGCATATGTACCATGGCTTTTTTCGCATCTAAAGGTCAATCTTTTTAAAGATAAGGTGCGAATAGTTAAAGTCACATATGTTCATTTTGTCGTTACTCTAGGTGTTGCAATATCATCTTTTTATTTGGGGCCGACTTTTATTAAGTTTGTGTTCAGTAGAGAATATTGGGAATCTGCCGAGATTGTCGGCATTCTGGTGTTAGGTCAGGCATTTGGTGGGATGTATTTGATGGTGACAAATTATTTATTCTTTATGGAGCGCACGACTATTTTGTCCGCTGTGACAATATCTACGAATATTTTAGGTCTTGGGTTGTGCTTTTTGCTCGTACAAGACTTTGGCTTAGTTGGCGCTGCGTACGCTTTTTTATTCACAAGAGTTATCTCGTTCGTTTTTGTGTGGATAGCGTCTAGCCGAATTTATAATATGCCATGGTTTTTACGGACTACAGCATGA